From one Rosa rugosa chromosome 4, drRosRugo1.1, whole genome shotgun sequence genomic stretch:
- the LOC133746349 gene encoding protein NRT1/ PTR FAMILY 6.3, with amino-acid sequence MTTVPETEGKTLPDAWDYQGQPADRSTTGGWTSATMILGGEACERLTTLGIAVNLVTYLTDTMHLGNATSANTVTNFLGTSFMLCLLGGFVADTFLGRYLTIAIFATVQATGVTILTISTVVPSLRPPKCTAGSDTHCSPASGKQLMVLYMALYLTALGTGGLKSSVSGFGSDQFDDSNKVERKQMTNFFNWFFFFISIGSLAAVTILVYIEDNLGRQWGYGICACAIVIGLVVFLSGTRRYRFKKLVGSPLTQIAAVFVAAWKKRKMELPSDLSLLYNIDDIDDGQKKKQKQILPHSKQFRFLDKAAIKIPESASSTTMIMNKWSLSTLTDIEEVKMIIRMLPIWATTILFWTVYAQMTTFSVSQATSMDRKIGSSFQIPPASLTVFFVGSILLTVPVYDRIIVPVARKLLKNPQGLTPLQRIGVGLVLSIFAMVAAALTELKRLRAARSHGLTDDPTAEIPLSVFWLVPQFFFVGSGEAFTYIGQLDFFLRECPKGMKTMSTGLFLSTLSLGFFFSSLLVTIVHKVTGDRKPWLADNLNQGKLYDFYWLLAILSALNMLIYLVCAKWYVYKDKRLAEEGIELEEVEICAH; translated from the exons ATGACTACTGTCCCGGAAACCGAAGGGAAAACCCTCCCAGATGCCTGGGACTACCAGGGCCAGCCCGCCGACCGGTCCACCACCGGCGGCTGGACTTCTGCAACCATGATTCTAG GTGGAGAAGCATGTGAGAGGTTAACGACGCTGGGAATTGCGGTGAACTTGGTGACTTATCTGACCGATACCATGCACCTGGGCAATGCTACCTCTGCAAATACGGTCACCAACTTTCTCGGTACTTCTTTTATGCTCTGCTTGCTCGGCGGCTTTGTCGCCGACACCTTTCTTGGAAG GTACCTTACCATTGCCATCTTTGCCACCGTTCAAGCAACT GGTGTAACAATATTGACAATCTCCACCGTAGTCCCTAGCCTTCGACCACCCAAATGCACCGCCGGTTCCGACACACATTGCAGTCCTGCAAGCGGCAAGCAGCTAATGGTTCTTTACATGGCACTATACCTCACCGCCCTTGGCACCGGTGGCCTTAAATCGAGCGTTTCCGGCTTTGGTTCCGACCAGTTTGATGACTCGAACAAAgtagaaagaaaacaaatgacaaACTTCTTCAactggttcttcttcttcataagcATAGGCTCACTCGCCGCTGTCACCATTCTTGTATACATCGAAGACAACTTAGGAAGACAATGGGGGTACGGAATCTGTGCCTGTGCAATTGTGATAGGCCTGGTTGTGTTCTTGTCGGGCACGAGACGGTACCGTTTCAAGAAACTGGTGGGGAGCCCTTTGACACAGATTGCGGCGGTATTTGTGGCGGCGtggaagaagaggaaaatgGAATTGCCGTCGGACTTGTCGTTGCTGTATAATATTGATGACATTGATGATGgacagaagaagaagcagaagcagatatTGCCCCATTCCAAACAGTTCCG TTTCTTGGATAAGGCAGCAATCAAGATCCCAGAAAGTGCCAGCAGCACTACAATGATCATGAACAAGTGGAGTTTATCAACCCTAACTGATATTGAAGAAGTCAAAATGATTATCAGAATGCTACCAATTTGGGCCACCACCATATTGTTTTGGACAGTCTATGCTCAAATGACCACATTCTCAGTGTCACAAGCAACCTCCATGGACCGTAAAATTGGTAGTTCATTTCAGATCCCACCTGCCTCTCTCACTGTTTTCTTTGTAGGCAGCATTCTCTTGACTGTCCCAGTTTATGATAGAATCATAGTCCCAGTGGCAAGAAAGCTACTCAAAAACCCCCAAGGACTAACCCCATTGCAGAGAATTGGGGTTGGTCTAGTGCTCTCAATATTTGCCATGGTGGCAGCGGCACTCACAGAGCTAAAGCGCTTGAGAGCCGCACGATCTCATGGGCTGACGGATGATCCGACAGCCGAGATCCCGTTAAGCGTCTTCTGGCTGGTCCCACAATTTTTCTTTGTAGGATCAGGAGAGGCCTTCACTTACATTGGTCAGCTTGACTTTTTTCTCAGGGAGTGCCCAAAGGGGATGAAGACTATGAGCACAGGACTGTTTTTGAGCACCCTTTCACTAGGGTTCTTCTTCAGCTCGCTTTTGGTGACCATAGTGCATAAGGTGACTGGGGATAGGAAGCCATGGCTTGCAGATAATCTTAATCAGGGAAAACTTTATGATTTTTACTGGCTTTTGGCAATTTTGAGTGCTTTGAATATGCTGATTTATTTGGTTTGTGCCAAATGGTATGTGTACAAGGACAAGAGGCTTGCTGAGGAGGGCATAGAATTGGAGGAAGTAGAGATTTGTGCCCATTAA
- the LOC133744829 gene encoding uncharacterized protein LOC133744829 encodes MCIPLSRNVRSDRITWKLERKGFYSVKSAYWVARDIVLDNLRVSTSVGDPFDLLWKALWHARVPGKVHICLWQACNNLLPTRDRLTTKGYTGELGCLLCSHPYEDSRHVFCACPVAKEILGAALFNLPLSMSHSFSFKEWMLEQATTMSSDIFAKLLMTVWALWKNRNEKLWSEKSQSAVAISLGTMTWYESFLLNRYPNGRKQKGRAHQFWKAPQAVGYGTVGGVIRNDQGGFVAAIAHQVSHVTAALHIELVAIRAGMDLCQAMMVDKVIIESDCLVAIQAITSEVPDMSVYSPLIEDIKVGARVFQDISFVHAPRSANCVAHRLASHAFENEGSFEWFAQAPELILDAIMYDCNHRN; translated from the exons ATGTGCATTCCTTTGAGTCGAAATGTGAGGAGTGATCGAATAACCTGGAAACTGGAGAGAAAAGGATTTTATTCTGTGAAGAGTGCTTATTGGGTGGCTCGAGATATTGTGTTAGATAATTTGCGGGTTTCAACATCTGTGGGTGATCCTTTTGACTTGCTTTGGAAGGCTTTATGGCATGCTAGGGTACCAGGGAAAGTTCATATTTGTTTATGGCAGGCATGTAATAACTTGTTGCCTACACGGGATCGGTTAACTACTAAAGGGTATACAGGAGAGTTGGGCTGTTTGTTGTGTTCTCACCCGTATGAGGATAGCAGACATGTCTTTTGCGCTTGTCCGGTGGCCAAAGAGATATTGGGTGCTGCTCTGTTTAATTTGCCTCTATCTATGTCACATTCCTTTAGTTTCAAAGAGTGGATGTTAGAACAGGCAACCACCATGTCTTCTGATATTTTTGCAAAGCTTCTTATGACGGTTTGGGCATTGTGGAAGAATCGAAATGAGAAATTATGGTCAGAAAAGTCTCAAAGTGCAGTAGCTATTTCTTTGGGTACTATGACTTGGTATGAAAGCTTTTTACTTAATAGGTATCCTAATGGGAGGAAGCAAAAAGGCCGTGCCCACCAGTTCTGGAAGGCACCACAGGCAG TGGGCTATGGTACTGTAGGAGGCGTCATAAGGAATGATCAGGGTGGATTTGTTGCGGCTATTGCGCATCAGGTTAGTCATGTTACAGCAGCACTACACATTGAATTGGTGGCTATACGAGCAGGTATGGATTTGTGTCAAGCTATGATGGTTGATAAAGTAATTATTGAAAGTGATTGCTTAGTTGCCATCCAAGCAATAACTTCAGAGGTGCCTGATATGTCTGTTTATAGTCCTCTCATTGAGGATATCAAAGTAGGTGCAAGGGTGTTTCAGGATATCTCTTTTGTTCATGCTCCTCGTTCTGCAAATTGTGTGGCTCATAGGTTAGCTAGTCATGCCTTTGAAAATGAAGGTTCTTTTGAGTGGTTCGCTCAAGCTCCGGAGTTAATTTTGGATGCCATTATGTACGATTGTAATCATCGTAATTGA